The following coding sequences lie in one Psychrobacter arenosus genomic window:
- a CDS encoding DUF934 domain-containing protein translates to MGNHNILDREGIDITNEDTWYVLHTAELPDGIAVATVHLDELLHRNERLDVVLPLTEVLTAQGVLQETFGLITQRSSRIGLWADTATTTEQLDALLRLQQTANEANDEEEPASTSLVRALDLIVIYTPLFTDGRGFSLARHLRLEGYTGEIRMAGAFGRDQIPYLMRSGVDTFAIAHENMVEDIQTAFYALPTAYSGDDASRLPMFRTAQAEVQVDESPVAHA, encoded by the coding sequence ATGGGTAATCATAATATTTTAGACCGCGAAGGTATCGACATTACCAATGAGGATACTTGGTATGTCCTACATACGGCTGAGCTGCCGGATGGTATTGCGGTCGCTACCGTGCATTTGGACGAGCTACTGCACCGGAATGAGCGGCTTGATGTGGTGTTACCGCTTACGGAAGTGCTGACTGCACAAGGGGTGCTACAAGAGACTTTTGGGTTAATAACGCAGCGTAGCAGTCGCATTGGTTTATGGGCGGACACTGCCACTACTACTGAGCAGCTCGATGCTTTATTAAGACTGCAGCAGACGGCTAACGAAGCTAACGATGAAGAAGAGCCCGCCAGTACTTCCCTAGTGCGAGCTTTGGATTTGATAGTTATCTATACGCCGTTATTCACCGATGGTCGCGGCTTTAGTCTGGCCCGTCATCTGCGCTTAGAAGGTTATACCGGTGAAATTCGTATGGCGGGCGCCTTTGGCCGTGATCAGATTCCTTACCTTATGCGCTCAGGGGTCGATACTTTTGCTATAGCCCATGAAAATATGGTGGAAGACATCCAAACGGCCTTCTATGCCCTGCCTACTGCCTATAGCGGTGATGACGCTAGCCGTCTACCGATGTTCCGCACGGCACAGGCTGAAGTCCAGGTAGATGAGTCGCCAGTGGCCCATGCCTAA